In Oryzihumus leptocrescens, the following are encoded in one genomic region:
- a CDS encoding PLP-dependent cysteine synthase family protein — MTGTNAQTAATGDAGDVLATIGNTPLVTLRRVVPPGCGEVVVKVEGQNPTGSMKDRMAQAMVAGAERDGRLRPGGTVVEYTGGSTGASLALVCAARGYRLRIVTSDAFSQDKLTQMAAYGAELTLVPSEGGLITKGLIEQMVATAREVSREPGTYWTDQLTNTDSIAGYHSLGEEIWTQTGGRVDAFVQSIGTAASLRGTAGALRAHHPGLRVVAVEPGESAVLSGGAPGAHPIEGIGIGYRPPMWDPELPDEVRAVPSDDAEEMARRLAREEGLFAGTSSGANVLAAIEVARRLGPGSRVATLLVDSGLKYLSTGVYSR, encoded by the coding sequence GTGACTGGGACCAACGCACAGACCGCCGCGACCGGTGACGCCGGGGACGTCCTGGCGACGATCGGGAACACCCCGCTGGTGACGCTGCGCCGGGTGGTGCCGCCCGGCTGCGGCGAGGTCGTGGTGAAGGTGGAGGGGCAGAACCCGACCGGCAGCATGAAGGACCGGATGGCCCAGGCCATGGTCGCCGGAGCCGAGCGCGACGGCCGGCTGCGTCCCGGCGGCACCGTGGTGGAGTACACCGGCGGCAGCACCGGCGCCTCCCTGGCCCTGGTCTGCGCCGCGCGCGGGTACCGCCTGCGGATCGTCACCTCGGACGCCTTCAGCCAGGACAAGCTGACCCAGATGGCCGCCTACGGCGCCGAGCTCACGCTCGTGCCCAGCGAGGGCGGCCTGATCACCAAGGGGCTCATAGAGCAGATGGTCGCCACCGCCCGGGAGGTCAGCCGCGAGCCCGGGACCTACTGGACCGACCAGCTCACCAACACCGACAGCATCGCGGGCTACCACTCCCTCGGCGAGGAGATCTGGACGCAGACCGGCGGCCGGGTCGACGCGTTCGTGCAGTCGATCGGCACCGCGGCATCGCTGCGCGGCACGGCCGGGGCGCTGCGGGCCCACCACCCCGGCCTGAGGGTCGTGGCGGTCGAGCCGGGCGAGTCCGCCGTGCTCTCCGGCGGCGCCCCCGGCGCCCACCCGATCGAGGGCATCGGCATCGGCTACCGACCGCCGATGTGGGACCCGGAGCTGCCCGACGAGGTGCGGGCGGTCCCCAGTGACGACGCCGAGGAGATGGCCCGGCGGCTCGCCCGCGAGGAGGGGCTGTTCGCGGGGACGTCCTCGGGCGCCAACGTCCTCGCCGCGATCGAGGTCGCCCGACGGCTCGGTCCCGGGTCCCGCGTCGCGACCCTGCTGGTCGACTCCGGGCTGAAGTACCTCAGCACCGGCGTCTACAGCCGCTGA
- a CDS encoding dipeptidase, whose amino-acid sequence MTDDAVTPDRIDALRTRIAELMPGLRQDLEALTRIPSVSLDAFDQSHVEASAEAVAALLRAEGLAVEIVREGGRPAVIGHVDGPEGAPTVMLYAHHDVQPPGKDEDWDSAPFEPTEREGRVYARGIADDKAGVMAHIAALRAHHGTLPVGVTVFVEGEEEIGSDSLPTILERHGEKLRADAIVLADSMNWGIGVPALTTTLRGMIRVVVTVRTLDHGVHSGMFGGAVPDAIMSLARLLSTLHDDEGNVAVEGLKSGEAADLEFTEEQLRKDSGLLDGVHTIGTGSLLSRMWTKPSITTIGIDAPTVSQASNTLVPQASAKISVRIAPDEDPAAAYRLVTDHLKAHAPWNAQVDVHLDESGAGFAADAQGPVYDQARAAFTDAWGTPPVDIGVGGSIPFVAAFAEKFPEAGILITGVEDPDTRAHGANESLHLGEFERVCVAEAVLFERLGTLKKA is encoded by the coding sequence GTGACCGACGACGCCGTGACCCCTGACCGCATCGACGCCCTCCGGACCCGCATCGCCGAGCTCATGCCCGGCCTGCGCCAGGACCTGGAGGCGCTGACCCGCATCCCGAGCGTGTCCCTGGACGCGTTCGACCAGTCCCACGTGGAGGCCAGCGCCGAAGCCGTGGCCGCGCTGCTGCGGGCCGAGGGCCTGGCCGTGGAGATCGTCCGTGAGGGCGGCCGGCCGGCGGTCATCGGCCACGTCGACGGTCCCGAGGGGGCGCCGACGGTGATGCTCTACGCCCACCACGACGTCCAGCCGCCCGGCAAGGACGAGGACTGGGACAGTGCCCCGTTCGAGCCGACCGAGCGCGAGGGCCGGGTCTACGCCCGCGGCATCGCCGACGACAAGGCCGGCGTCATGGCCCACATCGCCGCGCTGCGCGCCCACCACGGCACCCTGCCGGTCGGCGTCACCGTCTTCGTCGAGGGCGAGGAGGAGATCGGCTCCGACTCGCTGCCGACGATCCTGGAGCGCCACGGCGAGAAGCTGCGCGCCGACGCGATCGTGCTGGCCGACTCGATGAACTGGGGCATCGGCGTGCCGGCGCTGACCACCACGCTGCGCGGCATGATCCGCGTCGTGGTGACCGTGCGCACCCTCGACCACGGGGTCCACTCCGGCATGTTCGGTGGCGCGGTGCCTGACGCGATCATGTCCCTGGCCCGCCTGCTCTCCACGCTGCACGACGACGAGGGCAACGTGGCCGTGGAGGGCCTGAAGTCCGGTGAGGCCGCCGACCTCGAGTTCACCGAGGAGCAGCTGCGCAAGGACTCCGGCCTGCTCGACGGGGTGCACACCATCGGCACCGGCTCGCTGCTGTCGCGGATGTGGACCAAGCCCTCGATCACGACGATCGGCATCGACGCGCCCACCGTGTCCCAGGCCAGCAACACCCTGGTGCCGCAGGCCTCGGCCAAGATCTCGGTGCGCATCGCGCCCGACGAGGACCCGGCCGCGGCCTACCGCCTCGTCACCGACCACCTCAAGGCCCACGCCCCGTGGAACGCCCAGGTCGACGTGCACCTCGACGAGTCCGGCGCCGGGTTCGCCGCCGACGCACAGGGCCCGGTCTACGACCAGGCGCGGGCCGCGTTCACCGACGCCTGGGGCACCCCGCCGGTCGACATCGGCGTCGGCGGCTCGATCCCCTTCGTCGCGGCGTTCGCCGAGAAGTTCCCCGAGGCCGGCATCCTCATCACCGGCGTGGAGGATCCCGACACGCGCGCGCACGGCGCCAACGAGAGCCTGCACCTCGGCGAGTTCGAGCGCGTCTGCGTCGCCGAGGCCGTCCTGTTCGAGCGGCTCGGCACGCTGAAGAAGGCCTGA
- a CDS encoding DUF3043 domain-containing protein, with protein sequence MFGRKKAAEPAAPETTVAERPGAKNRPTPKRRDQEAARKKPLVPTDRKAAANDARLKAREARARQRAAMMTGDEAHLPARDKGPVKRFIRDSVDARWNVGEFMLPVMVLVLALSFVRQSWALLMVFVLVYGLIVVAIVDAALMWRRTRKRIIAKFGEGSVPAGSTMYAVMRAFQMRRSRLPRPQVARGEKPQ encoded by the coding sequence GTGTTTGGACGAAAGAAGGCCGCCGAGCCGGCCGCCCCCGAGACCACCGTCGCCGAGCGCCCGGGCGCCAAGAACCGGCCCACGCCCAAGCGCCGGGACCAGGAGGCGGCGCGCAAGAAGCCGCTCGTGCCGACCGACCGCAAGGCCGCGGCCAACGACGCCCGCCTCAAGGCCCGCGAGGCCCGAGCCCGGCAGCGCGCCGCCATGATGACCGGTGACGAGGCGCACCTGCCCGCCCGCGACAAGGGCCCGGTCAAGCGGTTCATCCGCGACAGCGTCGACGCCCGGTGGAACGTCGGCGAGTTCATGCTGCCGGTGATGGTCCTCGTGCTGGCGCTGTCGTTCGTGCGGCAGAGCTGGGCGCTGCTGATGGTGTTCGTCCTCGTCTACGGCCTCATCGTCGTGGCGATCGTCGACGCGGCGCTGATGTGGCGGCGCACCCGCAAGCGGATCATCGCCAAGTTCGGCGAGGGCAGCGTGCCCGCCGGGTCGACGATGTATGCCGTGATGCGCGCCTTCCAGATGCGCCGCTCGCGGCTGCCGCGCCCGCAGGTCGCCCGCGGCGAGAAGCCGCAGTGA
- a CDS encoding LLM class flavin-dependent oxidoreductase has translation MRFSIWPSVGQPWHEVVDTVRHAEATGWDRAYLADHFMANSADRAEAAAPLLEATAALSALAGLTDRIVLAPLVLGMTYRHPAVVANWAATVDHVSNGRLVLGLGAGWQVNEHEQYGIDLPAPGPLVSRFHEGLRVIEGLLTRESTTVAGDYYRVTDALCEPKPVQSRVPLLVGCTGERMLGIVARHADEWNMWGLPDRVAERSAVLDRQCEKADRDPATVQRSCQALWFVGDDGDEARAEAAASPARAAIGGTPEDLVETVEGWQAVGVDEVIVPDFTLGTGPRKRELMDAIIEVTAATTRG, from the coding sequence ATGCGCTTCTCGATCTGGCCCTCGGTCGGCCAGCCCTGGCACGAGGTCGTCGACACGGTGCGGCACGCCGAGGCCACGGGCTGGGACCGCGCCTACCTGGCCGACCACTTCATGGCCAACAGCGCGGACCGCGCCGAGGCGGCCGCCCCGCTGCTCGAGGCGACCGCCGCGCTGAGTGCCCTCGCGGGGCTGACCGACCGGATCGTGCTGGCACCGCTGGTGCTGGGCATGACCTACCGGCACCCGGCCGTCGTCGCCAACTGGGCGGCCACCGTCGACCACGTGAGCAACGGGCGCCTGGTCCTGGGCCTCGGCGCCGGCTGGCAGGTCAACGAGCACGAGCAGTACGGCATCGATCTGCCCGCGCCCGGCCCGCTGGTCAGCCGGTTCCACGAGGGGCTGCGCGTCATCGAGGGCCTGCTGACCCGGGAGAGCACCACCGTCGCGGGTGACTACTACCGCGTCACCGATGCGCTGTGCGAGCCCAAGCCCGTGCAGTCGCGGGTGCCGCTGCTCGTCGGCTGCACCGGTGAGCGGATGCTGGGCATCGTCGCCCGGCACGCCGACGAGTGGAACATGTGGGGCCTGCCCGACCGGGTGGCCGAGCGCAGCGCCGTCCTCGACCGCCAGTGCGAGAAGGCCGACCGCGACCCGGCCACGGTGCAGCGCTCGTGCCAGGCGCTGTGGTTCGTCGGCGACGACGGTGATGAGGCGCGGGCCGAGGCGGCGGCCTCACCGGCCCGGGCGGCGATCGGTGGGACGCCCGAGGACCTCGTCGAGACGGTCGAGGGCTGGCAGGCGGTCGGGGTCGACGAGGTCATCGTCCCCGACTTCACGCTCGGCACCGGCCCGCGCAAGCGTGAGCTCATGGACGCCATCATCGAGGTGACCGCGGCGACCACCCGCGGCTGA
- a CDS encoding ABC transporter ATP-binding protein: MSDVLELAGVSVVRGGNTLLDDVTWEVEEGQRWVVLGPNGAGKTTLLQLAAGRIHPTQGVAGVLGEVLGAVDVFELRPRIGLASAAIAERIPADERVADVVVTASYGIVGRWRERYDELDHGRAAELLKALGAGHLADRQFGTLSEGERKRVQIARALMTDPELMLLDEPAAGLDLAGREDLVARLGELAADVDAPALVLVTHHVEEIPPSFTDVLLVRDGRVVAQGPIEITLTEDNLSETFGLPLVVDRHGERWSARAR, from the coding sequence ATGAGTGATGTCCTCGAGCTCGCCGGCGTCAGTGTGGTCCGCGGGGGGAACACCCTGCTGGACGACGTCACGTGGGAGGTCGAGGAGGGTCAGCGCTGGGTCGTCCTCGGCCCCAACGGCGCCGGCAAGACCACCCTGCTCCAGCTCGCCGCCGGGCGCATCCACCCGACCCAGGGCGTGGCCGGGGTGCTCGGCGAGGTCCTCGGCGCCGTGGACGTGTTCGAGCTGCGCCCGCGGATCGGCCTGGCCAGCGCCGCGATCGCCGAGCGGATCCCCGCCGACGAGCGGGTGGCCGACGTCGTCGTCACCGCGTCCTACGGCATCGTCGGGCGCTGGCGCGAGCGCTACGACGAGCTCGACCACGGCCGTGCCGCCGAGCTGCTGAAGGCCCTCGGCGCCGGGCACCTGGCCGACCGGCAGTTCGGGACCCTCAGCGAGGGTGAGCGCAAGCGGGTCCAGATCGCCCGCGCGCTGATGACCGACCCCGAGCTGATGCTGCTCGACGAGCCCGCCGCCGGCCTCGACCTCGCCGGCCGGGAGGACCTCGTCGCCCGCCTCGGCGAGCTCGCCGCCGACGTCGACGCCCCTGCCCTCGTGCTGGTCACCCACCACGTCGAGGAGATCCCCCCGTCGTTCACCGACGTGCTGCTCGTCCGCGACGGCCGCGTCGTGGCGCAGGGACCGATCGAGATCACGCTGACCGAGGACAACCTCTCCGAGACCTTCGGGCTGCCGCTGGTGGTGGACCGGCACGGCGAACGCTGGTCCGCCCGGGCCCGCTGA
- a CDS encoding MFS transporter, with amino-acid sequence MSLPRTLPRLGRTPAFAVVSLALVVLMLAAGAPSPLFVVYQAQWHFSSAALTAVFAAYPLALLASLLTVGGLSDHVGRRPVLAAALALDAVAMLLFLGAGGVGGLLLARAVQGLATGAAMGVVSAALVDLQPLRRPRAGVVVNSVGPTAGLAAGALGAGLVLDHLPAPTTVVFVALTAALVVLAALVATVPETVTPRAGALKSLRPSASVPPRARRAFATAVPALVATWAIGGLYLSLGPSLVATQLHVQGHLAGGLVVAALTGAGSIAVLLVGDRAPRPTMAFGAATLAAGVLATLVALDMRSVAGFFAATVVAGVGFGTAFFGAFRSVAALPEPHERAELFAAAYTVNYLAFGVPTLLAGVAARQVGLVPTAMAYGVVVAALGLVALGLGLRREPASGPARACPVTT; translated from the coding sequence ATGTCCCTCCCCCGCACCCTGCCGCGCCTGGGTCGCACCCCCGCGTTCGCGGTCGTCTCCCTTGCCCTCGTGGTGCTCATGCTCGCCGCCGGCGCGCCCTCGCCGCTGTTCGTCGTCTACCAGGCCCAGTGGCACTTCAGCTCCGCCGCGCTGACCGCCGTCTTCGCGGCATACCCGTTGGCACTGCTGGCTTCCCTGCTGACCGTGGGCGGGCTGTCCGACCACGTCGGGCGCCGCCCGGTGCTGGCCGCCGCGCTGGCGCTGGACGCCGTCGCGATGCTGCTGTTCCTCGGAGCAGGCGGGGTCGGCGGCCTGCTGCTGGCCCGCGCGGTGCAGGGCCTCGCGACGGGCGCGGCGATGGGGGTCGTCAGCGCCGCACTCGTCGACCTGCAGCCGCTGCGCCGGCCCCGTGCGGGCGTCGTGGTCAACAGTGTGGGGCCGACCGCCGGGCTTGCGGCAGGGGCACTGGGCGCCGGACTCGTGCTCGACCACCTGCCCGCGCCGACCACGGTGGTCTTCGTCGCGCTGACCGCGGCGCTCGTGGTGCTGGCGGCACTGGTCGCCACGGTCCCGGAGACCGTGACACCGCGCGCGGGGGCCCTGAAGTCGTTGCGCCCCAGCGCATCCGTGCCCCCTCGGGCCCGCCGTGCCTTCGCCACCGCGGTGCCGGCGCTGGTCGCGACGTGGGCGATCGGTGGCCTCTACCTCTCCCTCGGCCCCTCCCTGGTGGCCACCCAGCTGCATGTGCAGGGGCACCTCGCGGGCGGGTTGGTGGTCGCAGCCCTGACCGGCGCCGGCAGCATCGCCGTGCTGCTGGTCGGCGACCGTGCGCCGCGGCCCACCATGGCTTTCGGTGCGGCGACGCTGGCCGCCGGCGTCCTGGCCACGCTCGTCGCCCTCGACATGCGGTCGGTGGCCGGCTTCTTCGCGGCCACCGTCGTGGCCGGCGTCGGCTTCGGCACGGCGTTCTTCGGGGCGTTCCGCTCTGTCGCGGCGCTGCCCGAGCCGCATGAGCGTGCCGAGCTGTTCGCGGCGGCGTACACGGTCAACTACCTCGCGTTCGGCGTGCCGACCCTGCTCGCCGGTGTCGCCGCCCGGCAGGTGGGGCTGGTGCCGACCGCCATGGCCTACGGCGTGGTGGTCGCGGCGCTGGGGCTGGTCGCCCTGGGCCTGGGGCTGCGCCGGGAACCCGCCAGCGGCCCCGCGAGGGCCTGCCCGGTCACGACCTGA
- a CDS encoding dienelactone hydrolase family protein translates to MTQVSIPTPEGALPAWLATPSDSGPWPGVVVVSDAMGMTPDLRRQADWLAGEGFLAVAPDLFHWGSRARCLRSTIRETLEHQGRTFRDLDAARHWLVGRDDCTGRVGVVGFCMGGGFALMLALGDDYDAAGVSYGTVGRRYQTREALAGVCPVVGSYGSRDLITRRSAERLEYHLGALDIDHDIRVYPGVGHGFMNDHSDSGRMATVLAKVSGTAYDEAATQDARRRIAAFFHRYLDAAPDTA, encoded by the coding sequence ATGACGCAGGTGAGCATCCCGACGCCGGAGGGCGCGCTGCCCGCCTGGCTGGCGACCCCGTCCGACTCCGGACCGTGGCCGGGGGTGGTCGTGGTCAGCGACGCCATGGGCATGACCCCGGACCTGAGGCGTCAGGCCGACTGGCTGGCGGGGGAGGGGTTCCTCGCCGTCGCGCCGGACCTGTTCCACTGGGGCAGCCGCGCGCGGTGCCTGCGCTCAACCATCCGGGAGACGTTGGAGCACCAGGGCCGGACGTTCCGCGACCTCGACGCGGCCCGGCACTGGCTGGTCGGCCGCGACGACTGCACCGGACGGGTGGGGGTCGTCGGCTTCTGCATGGGTGGCGGCTTCGCTCTGATGCTGGCCCTCGGCGACGACTACGACGCGGCGGGGGTGAGCTACGGGACGGTCGGGCGGCGCTACCAGACGCGCGAGGCGCTGGCGGGGGTGTGCCCGGTGGTCGGCAGCTACGGCAGCCGCGACCTGATCACGCGGCGGTCGGCGGAGCGGCTGGAGTACCACCTCGGCGCGCTGGACATCGACCACGACATCCGCGTCTACCCCGGCGTGGGGCACGGGTTCATGAACGACCACAGCGACTCCGGCCGGATGGCCACGGTCCTGGCGAAGGTGAGCGGCACGGCGTACGACGAGGCGGCGACGCAGGACGCGCGGCGACGGATCGCGGCGTTCTTCCACCGCTACCTCGACGCGGCTCCAGACACGGCGTGA
- the nadA gene encoding quinolinate synthase NadA — protein sequence MSTTTDSPRHASLPLMVLGHGRELATERGVECPGELPAPSDPGLVERARAAKAALGNSVFVLGHHYQRDEVIEFADVTGDSFKLAKDAAARPDAQHIVFCGVHFMAESADILTSDEQQVILPDLAAGCSMADMAAISQVEDAWDDLVDAGVADDVIPVTYMNSSAAIKGFTGRHGGTVCTSSNAKTALAWAFGRRGGLEGTGKVLFLPDQHLGRNTAVRELGLSLDDCVVFDPHKPNGGLTREELQAARMILWRGHCSVHGRFSLEAVHEARATIPDVKVIVHPECRYEVVEAADEVGSTEKIIKTIAAAPAGTKWVVGTELNLVRRLATQFPDQEIAFLEKNVCYCSTMNRIDLPHLVWALESLVAGRTVNRIEVDPDVAHWARVALDQMLALPGETSKD from the coding sequence GTGAGCACCACCACAGACAGCCCGCGCCACGCGTCCCTGCCCCTGATGGTCCTCGGCCACGGCCGTGAGCTGGCCACCGAGCGAGGGGTGGAGTGCCCCGGCGAGCTGCCGGCACCGTCCGACCCGGGCCTGGTCGAGCGGGCGCGCGCGGCCAAGGCGGCGCTGGGCAACTCGGTGTTCGTCCTGGGCCACCACTACCAGCGCGACGAGGTCATCGAGTTCGCCGACGTCACCGGTGACTCGTTCAAGCTGGCCAAGGACGCCGCGGCCCGGCCCGACGCGCAGCACATCGTCTTCTGCGGCGTGCACTTCATGGCCGAGTCGGCCGACATCCTCACCAGTGACGAGCAGCAGGTGATCCTGCCCGACCTCGCCGCGGGGTGCTCGATGGCCGACATGGCCGCGATCAGCCAGGTCGAGGATGCGTGGGACGACCTGGTCGACGCCGGTGTGGCCGACGACGTCATCCCGGTGACCTACATGAACTCCAGCGCCGCGATCAAGGGGTTCACCGGCCGCCACGGCGGCACGGTCTGCACCTCCAGCAACGCCAAAACCGCTCTGGCGTGGGCGTTCGGCCGGCGCGGCGGACTCGAGGGCACCGGCAAGGTGCTGTTCCTGCCCGACCAGCACCTCGGCCGCAACACCGCCGTGCGCGAGCTCGGCCTGTCCCTCGACGACTGCGTGGTCTTCGACCCCCACAAGCCGAACGGCGGACTGACCCGCGAGGAGCTGCAGGCGGCCCGGATGATCCTGTGGCGCGGGCACTGCTCGGTGCACGGCCGGTTCAGCCTGGAGGCCGTCCACGAGGCCCGGGCGACCATCCCCGACGTCAAGGTGATCGTCCACCCCGAGTGCCGCTACGAGGTCGTCGAGGCCGCCGACGAGGTCGGCTCGACCGAGAAGATCATCAAGACCATCGCGGCGGCCCCGGCCGGCACCAAGTGGGTCGTCGGCACCGAGCTCAACCTGGTGCGGCGCCTGGCCACGCAGTTCCCCGACCAGGAGATCGCCTTCCTGGAGAAGAACGTCTGCTACTGCTCGACGATGAACCGCATCGACCTGCCCCACCTGGTCTGGGCGCTGGAGTCACTCGTGGCCGGACGCACGGTCAACCGGATCGAGGTCGACCCCGACGTGGCGCACTGGGCGCGGGTGGCGCTGGACCAGATGCTGGCCCTGCCCGGCGAGACCAGCAAGGACTGA
- a CDS encoding pyridoxal phosphate-dependent decarboxylase family protein, with amino-acid sequence MEHHAALDAAHRHALAWLDGLRERRVHPGPGVDAMAGFAGPLPGHGEDPATVVEALVAAAEPGLVASAGPRYFGYVIGGGLPSTVAADQLAAAWDQVAGLEVMSPAAAAAEEVAGAWARELLGVAPDASYGFTTGAQMANFTGLAAGRHAVLARAGWDVERDGLQGAPRVHVVAGAQSHSTIPQALRFLGFGGTPDHAEADGQGRMVPSSLREVLARSEGPAIVCAQAGNVDTGAFDPVAEIAEVCRERGAWLHVDGAFGLWAAASPRLRHLTAGVELADSLATDCHKWLNVPYDSALVFTRDPEAHMAAMTWQAAYVQVGESRDPFQFVPESSRRARGFAVWAAIRELGREGVAAMVERSCDLARRFADALRDEPGVEVLNEVVLNQVLVRFGDSDEHTAAVMQGIRDSGEAWVSGTVWDGRPAMRFSVSNWMTTEADIDRTLAAVLTAHRSVTA; translated from the coding sequence ATGGAGCACCACGCGGCCCTCGACGCAGCTCACCGCCATGCCCTGGCCTGGCTCGACGGGCTGCGCGAGAGGCGGGTGCACCCGGGGCCGGGGGTCGACGCGATGGCCGGCTTCGCCGGTCCGCTGCCCGGGCACGGGGAGGACCCCGCGACGGTGGTCGAGGCGCTGGTGGCCGCGGCCGAACCGGGGCTGGTCGCCAGCGCCGGGCCGCGCTACTTCGGCTACGTCATCGGCGGCGGCCTGCCCTCGACCGTCGCAGCCGACCAGCTGGCCGCCGCCTGGGACCAGGTGGCCGGGCTGGAGGTGATGTCACCGGCCGCCGCGGCCGCCGAGGAGGTCGCCGGGGCGTGGGCGCGCGAGCTGCTCGGGGTGGCCCCGGACGCGTCGTACGGCTTCACGACCGGCGCCCAGATGGCGAACTTCACCGGGCTGGCCGCCGGGCGCCACGCGGTCCTGGCCCGGGCCGGCTGGGACGTGGAGCGGGACGGCCTGCAGGGGGCCCCGCGGGTCCACGTCGTGGCCGGGGCGCAGTCGCACTCGACCATCCCGCAGGCGTTGCGCTTCCTCGGGTTCGGCGGGACGCCGGACCATGCCGAGGCCGACGGCCAGGGCCGGATGGTGCCGTCGTCGCTGCGGGAGGTGCTGGCCCGCTCCGAGGGCCCGGCGATCGTCTGCGCGCAGGCCGGCAACGTCGACACGGGGGCGTTCGACCCGGTCGCCGAGATCGCCGAGGTCTGCCGCGAGCGGGGCGCCTGGCTGCACGTCGACGGGGCGTTCGGCCTGTGGGCGGCGGCCAGCCCGCGGCTGCGGCACCTGACCGCCGGGGTCGAGCTCGCCGACTCCCTCGCCACCGACTGCCACAAGTGGCTCAACGTGCCCTACGACTCGGCCCTGGTCTTCACCCGCGACCCCGAGGCGCACATGGCAGCGATGACGTGGCAGGCGGCCTACGTGCAGGTCGGTGAGTCGCGCGACCCGTTCCAGTTCGTGCCCGAGTCCTCCCGGCGGGCCAGGGGATTCGCCGTCTGGGCCGCGATCCGCGAGCTCGGCCGCGAGGGCGTCGCGGCGATGGTCGAGCGCTCGTGCGACCTGGCCCGGCGCTTCGCCGACGCCCTGCGGGACGAGCCCGGGGTCGAGGTGCTCAACGAGGTGGTGCTCAACCAGGTGCTGGTGCGCTTCGGCGACTCCGACGAGCACACGGCCGCGGTGATGCAGGGCATCCGCGACAGCGGGGAGGCGTGGGTGTCGGGGACGGTCTGGGACGGCCGGCCGGCGATGCGCTTCTCGGTCTCGAACTGGATGACCACCGAGGCCGACATCGACCGCACGCTGGCCGCCGTGCTCACCGCCCACCGGAGCGTCACGGCCTGA